A single window of Loxodonta africana isolate mLoxAfr1 chromosome 10, mLoxAfr1.hap2, whole genome shotgun sequence DNA harbors:
- the PPP1R3E gene encoding protein phosphatase 1 regulatory subunit 3E: MSRERPPRTDIPRNLSFIAALTERAYYRSQRPSLEEEPEEEPGEGGTRHGARSRAQGPSRGRRARSAPAGGGGVRASRSRSPDTRKRVRFADALGLELAAVRRFRPGELPRVPRHVQVQLQRDALRHFAPCQPRARALQEARAALEPASEPGFTARLQAQRICLERAEAGPLGVAGSARVLDLAYEKRVSVRWSADGWRSQREAPAAYAGPAPPPPRADRFAFRLPAPPIGGALLFALRYRVTGYEFWDNNGGRDYALRGPEHPGSAGAPEPQGWIHFI; the protein is encoded by the exons ATGTCCCGCGAACGGCCCCCTCGCACTGACATCCCGCGCAACCTGAGCTTCATCGCTGCGCTGACTGAGCGCGCCTACTACCGCAGCCAGAGGCCCAGCCTCGAGGAGGAGCCGGAGGAGGAGCCAGGCGAGGGCGGGACACGGCACGGGGCCCGGTCCCGAGCTCAAGGTCCGAGTCGGGGCCGCCGGGCCCGCTCTGCGCCCGCCGGAGGCGGGGGAGTCCGGGCGTCCCGCAGCCGCAGCCCCGACACCCGCAAGAGGGTGCGCTTCGCCGACGCCCTGGGGCTAGAGCTGGCCGCCGTGCGCCGCTTCCGCCCCGGTGAGCTGCCGCGGGTGCCCCGCCACGTGCAGGTCCAGCTACAGAGGGACGCCCTCCGCCACTTCGCGCCGTGCCAGCCCCGAGCTCGCGCCCTCCAG GAGGCGCGCGCGGCCCTGGAGCCGGCCAGCGAGCCCGGCTTTACCGCCCGCCTGCAGGCGCAACGCATCTGCCTGGAACGCGCAGAGGCGGGCCCGCTGGGCGTGGCCGGGAGCGCGCGCGTGCTGGACCTGGCCTACGAGAAGCGCGTGAGCGTGCGCTGGAGCGCCGACGGCTGGCGTAGCCAACGCGAGGCGCCTGCCGCCTACGCCGGCCCGGCTCCGCCCCCGCCTCGCGCAGACCGCTTCGCTTTCCGCCTACCGGCGCCGCCCATTGGGGGTGCCCTGCTTTTCGCCTTGCGCTACCGGGTGACGGGTTATGAGTTCTGGGACAACAATGGCGGCCGTGACTATGCTCTACGTGGGCCCGAGCATCCGGGCAGTGCCGGAGCCCCAGAGCCCCAGGGCTGGATTCACTTTATCTGA